Within the candidate division KSB1 bacterium genome, the region AGCACGTCTTTTGCCAAAAGCCGCTGACCAAGACCATTTACGAAGCGCGGGTTTTGGCTGAAACGGCCAAAAAGATGAACGTCGTGACGCAGATGGGCAATCAAGGTCATGCAAGCGAAGGAGCGCGATTGATCAAGGAATGGCTGGACGACGGCGCCATCGGGCCGGTGCACCGCGTCGCGGTTTGGACCAACCGGCCGATCTGGCCGCAGGGCAATCTCAAGCGCCCGGAGGAAGCGCCGATTCCGGCCAACCTCGATTGGGACCTGTGGCTCGGTCCGGCGCCGAAAAAGCCGTACCATCCCGACGTCTGCCACTTCAAATGGCGCGGCTGGCGCGACTACGGCACCGGCGCGCTCGGCGACATGGGCGCCCATCTCATCGATCACCCCTTTTGGGCCCTGGATCTCGGACACCCGATCAGCGTCCAGGCCAGTTCCACGGAGTACAGCGACGACGCCTACCCGCTGGCGACCATGGTGACCTACGAGTTTCCGGCGCGCGGCAACCGTCCGCCGGTGACGCTCACCTGGTATGACGGCGGCCTGACGCCGCCGCGTCCCGACGAACTGGAACCGGGCCGACAAATGGGCACCGGCGGCAGCGGCGTGCTCTATTACGGCGAAAAGGGCATTCTCATGCACGGCGATTACGGCAACGCGCCGCGCCTCATCCCGGAAAGCAGAATGAAAGAGTACAAGCAGCCGGAGCACACCATCCCCCGCTCGCCCGGCATTCACGAAGAGTGGATCGAAGCGATCAAAACCGGCGGCCGGTCGACGACCGACTTTAGCTACTCCGGCCCGCTCACCGAGGTCATGCTGCTCGGCAACGTCGCCGTGTTCATGAAAGGTAAGAACACCAAATTAATGTGGGATCCGCAGAATCTCAAAATTACCAACGTCCCGGAAGCCAACGACCTCCTGCACTACCAGTATCGCGAAGGGTGGTCGCTGT harbors:
- a CDS encoding Gfo/Idh/MocA family oxidoreductase, with the protein product MHKQQESSSSAISRRQFVGSVGAAAALFTIVPRRVLGGPGVVPPSDLVNVACIGVGGMGKNNAFSLRTPDAMVEQWKKEQAEQPQVDPKTLTSEELERRERRRRMREPKQLANIYALCDVDLDYAKSTIEAYPKAKVYQDFRKMLDTEKEIDAVVIATPDHTHAVIAMYAMQLGKHVFCQKPLTKTIYEARVLAETAKKMNVVTQMGNQGHASEGARLIKEWLDDGAIGPVHRVAVWTNRPIWPQGNLKRPEEAPIPANLDWDLWLGPAPKKPYHPDVCHFKWRGWRDYGTGALGDMGAHLIDHPFWALDLGHPISVQASSTEYSDDAYPLATMVTYEFPARGNRPPVTLTWYDGGLTPPRPDELEPGRQMGTGGSGVLYYGEKGILMHGDYGNAPRLIPESRMKEYKQPEHTIPRSPGIHEEWIEAIKTGGRSTTDFSYSGPLTEVMLLGNVAVFMKGKNTKLMWDPQNLKITNVPEANDLLHYQYREGWSL